From the Hevea brasiliensis isolate MT/VB/25A 57/8 unplaced genomic scaffold, ASM3005281v1 Scaf24, whole genome shotgun sequence genome, one window contains:
- the LOC110652623 gene encoding pentatricopeptide repeat-containing protein At2g35030, mitochondrial, which yields MVKSSEKWFNYDLLGRDPIPGFGYLGKKILCDAMQSLFRVSITLSSKATERHAVCKHKLLSYLLNQSTVTPKISSPDRDHSANSNLARSNWLITRLCKERKINEARQMFDKMRERDVVTWTTMITGYVKCGLLAEARRLFDRADAMKNVVTWTAMVSGYVIRNRIFEAKKLFEAMPVRNVVSWNTMVEGYAQSGEVEKALELFDRMPERNVVSWNVVITALAQCGRVEEARRLFDEMPKRDVISWTTMVAGLAKNGRVDEAREVFERMPERNVVSWNAMVTGYAKNKRLDEALDLFNRMPERDLPSWNTMITGFIQNGELGNAMRVFNKMPEKNVVSWTTMITGYVQEGESEAALKIFTEMIRDGQVKPNEGTFVNVLGACSDLAGLCEAQQIHQMISKTVYQDMTFVVSALINMYSKCGELGSARKMFDDAATHPRDLVSWNCMIAAYAHHGCGREAIELLNEMRSLGFKPDGVTYVGLLSACSHAGLVEDGLSYFDELLEDRSIQVRDDHYTCLVDLCGRAGRLKEAFDLIKQLGIKSSSSIWGALLAGCNVYGDLKIGKLAAEELVKEEPENAGTYLLLSNIYASSGKWGEAARVRLKMKEKGLKKQPGCSWIEIGNRVHVFLARDKSHYQSNLIYSLLHDLNAEIKKAWYVANSDFIVDEEF from the coding sequence ATGGTAAAAAGCTCAGAAAAATGGTTCAATTATGATCTTCTTGGCAGAGACCCAATTCCGGGTTTTGGCTATTTGGGAAAAAAAATTCTTTGTGATGCGATGCAATCCCTGTTTCGAGTATCAATTACATTGTCAAGCAAAGCAACCGAACGACACGCAGTATGCAAACACAAGCTTCTCTCTTACTTGCTAAACCAGTCAACAGTAACTCCCAAAATTTCATCGCCTGATAGAGATCATAGCGCCAATTCCAACCTCGCACGCTCCAATTGGCTTATCACAAGATTGTGTAAAGAACGAAAAATTAATGAAGCACGACAAATGTTTGATAAAATGCGTGAAAGAGATGTTGTTACGTGGACAACTATGATCACTGGATATGTCAAATGCGGGTTGCTTGCGGAAGCGAGGAGGTTGTTTGATAGAGCTGATGCGATGAAAAATGTGGTCACATGGACTGCTATGGTTAGCGGATATGTGATACGGAATCGGATTTTTGAAGCCAAGAAGTTGTTTGAGGCAATGCCAGTGAGGAATGTTGTTTCATGGAACACCATGGTTGAAGGGTATGCGCAAAGTGGGGAAGTAGAAAAGGCTCTTGAGTTGTTTGATAGAATGCCTGAGAGGAATGTGGTTTCATGGAACGTAGTGATCACAGCATTGGCACAATGTGGGAGGGTGGAAGAGGCAAGAAGATTGTTTGATGAAATGCCTAAAAGAGATGTGATTTCGTGGACAACAATGGTTGCAGGATTGGCCAAGAATGGGAGGGTTGATGAAGCTAGGGAGGTTTTTGAGAGGATGCCAGAGAGGAATGTGGTGTCATGGAATGCAATGGTTACTGGGTATGCGAAGAATAAGAGGTTGGATGAGGCTCTTGATTTGTTTAACAGAATGCCTGAAAGGGATCTGCCCTCATGGAACACGATGATCACAGGCTTTATTCAGAATGGGGAGTTAGGGAATGCAATGAGGGTGTTCAATAAGATGCCTGAAAAGAATGTTGTGTCATGGACTACAATGATTACTGGGTATGTCCAAGAGGGGGAAAGTGAAGCAGCATTGAAGATCTTTACGGAAATGATAAGGGATGGTCAAGTGAAGCCTAATGAGGGAACATTTGTGAATGTTTTGGGTGCTTGCAGTGACTTGGCAGGTCTTTGTGAGGCGCAACAAATTCATCAGATGATAAGTAAAACTGTCTATCAGGATATGACTTTTGTTGTATCTGCACTCATAAATATGTACTCAAAATGTGGCGAATTGGGTTCGGCAAGGAAGATGTTTGATGATGCAGCAACTCACCCGAGGGATTTGGTTTCTTGGAATTGTATGATTGCAGCCTATGCACATCATGGGTGTGGAAGGGAAGCAATTGAATTGCTTAATGAAATGCGATCTCTAGGGTTTAAACCTGATGGTGTTACCTATGTGGGGTTGCTCTCTGCATGTAGCCATGCTGGTTTGGTGGAGGATGGACTATCATACTTTGATGAGCTTCTGGAAGACAGGTCCATACAAGTAAGAGACGATCACTACACGTGTTTGGTTGATCTATGTGGTCGGGCAGGGAGGCTCAAGGAGGCTTTTGATTTAATTAAGCAGCTTGGAATTAAGTCTTCATCCTCCATTTGGGGGGCTCTTCTAGCCGGATGTAATGTCTATGGGGATCTGAAAATAGGGAAGCTGGCTGCAGAAGAACTCGTGAAGGAAGAGCCAGAGAATGCAGGCACTTACTTACTGTTGTCTAACATATATGCTTCCAGTGGGAAATGGGGAGAAGCTGCAAGAGTGAGgttgaaaatgaaggaaaaaggaTTGAAGAAGCAGCCTGGTTGTAGTTGGATTGAAATTGGGAATAGAGTTCATGTGTTTTTAGCTCGTGACAAGTCTCATTATCAGTCTAATCTTATTTATTCTTTACTCCATGATCTTAATGCGGAAATTAAGAAGGCATGGTATGTAGCAAACAGCGATTTTATAGTAGATGaggaattttaa
- the LOC131176783 gene encoding uncharacterized protein LOC131176783, translating into MRDPTFKIGMKFANSHEFKEACKAYGIKHRYKIHFPTNDKKRVQACCFKKCGWKIWASRLNPRDPSDVTMQIKTSHFEHSCGVDFSNFHVTVKWLASHYLETFRHNPIWSLNGIIARVKANFSFIINPVKAWRAREFSLKTINGDKAKQYSRLHDYKLELLRTNLGRIATFKEEKGKFEGIYICLTALKEAFKDGCRPLICVDGCWLKGNYSGQLLTAVGIDPNDCIFPIAFVVVLTENKDNW; encoded by the coding sequence ATGAGAGATCCAACTTTTAAAATTGGGATGAAGTTTGCCAACAGTCATGAGTTTAAAGAAGCTTGTAAGGCGTATGGCATTAAGCATAgatataaaattcattttcctacCAATGATAAAAAAAGAGTTCAAGCTTGTTGTTTTAAGAAATGTGGTTGGAAGATATGGGCTAGTAGGCTGAATCCAAGGGACCCTAGTGATGTTACAATGCAAATTAAAACTAGTCACTTTGAACATAGTTGTGGAGTAGATTTCTCCAATTTCCATGTAACTGTAAAATGGTTAGCTTCTCATTACCTTGAAACATTTAGGCATAATCCCATTTGGAGTTTAAATGGCATAATTGCTAGGGTAAAGGCAAATTTCAGCTTCATAATTAACCCTGTTAAAGCATGGAGAGCAAGGGAGTTTTCTTTAAAGACAATTAATGGTGATAAGGCAAAGCAGTATAGTAGGTTACATGATTATAAATTGGAGCTTTTGAGAACTAACCTTGGAAGAATAGCTACATTTAAAGAAGAAAAGGGCAAATTTGAAGGCATTTATATTTGTTTGACTGCTCTTAAAGAGGCTTTTAAGGATGGTTGCAGACCTCTTATTTGTGTTGATGGATGCTGGTTAAAAGGGAATTATAGTGGCCAATTGCTAACAGCAGTTGGGATTGATCCCAATGACTGCATTTTCCCTATAGCATTTGTAGTGGTACTCACTGAGAACAAAGACAATTGGTAG